The following DNA comes from Papaver somniferum cultivar HN1 chromosome 4, ASM357369v1, whole genome shotgun sequence.
GTTGTGATCAACACATATCATTCTGCTTTGATGACAAACATTTTCCGGAATAGATTTATGTAATGAAACTTGTTTTATTGAGATATTCTCAGTTGAGTAAGGCTTATGCTCCTTTTGACTTACTTCCAATACAGTTTCAGTATTTAGAAGAATAAGTACTGTGCACTCATTTATCAACAGATCAATTTCTACCTTAACAAgaacattattcatcataacatGATTTAATCTGTCAAGTGAGTCTTGTTCTTTCTGAAGAAAACTCTTAACATCAAGGGAGAGATTATCAAGATGTTTTTCAATCTCTGCAAACTCTTCAAGATATTTTACTCCGGAAGGAGGAAGAGATAGAATATTTTCAACAGATAAGATCAAACTAgtcatggaagaatattttgagtcTCCGGGGTCAAGTGGTACGTCAGAGATATTacttctgtccataaagtcagattgctgcaaacacagacttataaggtctttaacgtgtttttctgctctgataccaattgaaaaatcaagggtctaacaaccacacccaatattttgctagGCAACCAGTATGGACAACTttaatacaattccaagagaatctaCTAAACTGTCAGACTCGATCACagaaaagtatccaagagttttatctcaatttctcaattcaatatgcagtCGAACAGATAGGAAcatgtgagcctgattgaatatgagaaataacttggatggtaccaaagaccaatatccaagtgtaatAATCAAATTTTATCCAACTGACaaagtcggatttaccaattgattgatctatgcacaacctgtgatatttcaattatataaacaaatataatatgagaaagaaataacacagacaccagaaattttgttaacgaggaaatcgcaaatacagaaaaaccccgggacctattccaggttgaacaccacactgtattaagccgttacaggcactagcctactacaagttaacttcggactggaatgtagttgagccataaccaatttCCCcttatcaaggtacagttgcgttccttacgcttctgaatctcagcaggactctacgcacttgatttccttagttgatcacccacaaccaagagttgcgacgacccaaagtcgaagacttataaaccagtctgtctcccactgaaaagtttattcagatagataaatctatctcccacaaaaatatctatgaagttttgttccgtcttatgataaatcaaggtgtacgtgaaccaattcataatccaGACTCATATTctcgaaaaacaacctagaattatcaatcatctcacaataacttaactatatggtagtagaacaagttattgcggaatcatatGCGTATTGAAGTTAGGTTTACCGACTGAGTGTTTCTGTGGATTTTGAAGTTAAGTAGTTCATACATTGCCCAAACTTCTGTCCCTGGGAACCCTCCCTTGAATGATGGCTTGGGAGTCAAGGACTGCACGGTGCTGCTTTGTTGCTTGCTCCTTATTTCCTGCCCATTGATGTCTCTATTGTACTAAGAGGTCCTCATAGTTCACTTCTCGGAACAGTTcgatcttttttcttttcttttttctgcaaAGAGCTTCCATCTATATATGTGCAAGTTACAGTTCAGTTTCTACTGAACATACTATTATTGATGAATAAAAGCAAATGAAtgtatttgttcctttttagttCGAGGTTATAAATGAAGTGAGTAAAACAATTGTACCAGGTATACAAGGGTATTTCATATCCAAAAAATACAGCCATTtgagtcaggtctgactcacaaaacaaacaCATTTTATGAGTCAGACCTCACTGAGTCAggtccagatgagtcaggtgatttcagtaAGATTCAGACGACTCggactcagatgagtcagacGACTCAGACCCAGATGTTTGTTCGCAGCTGACTCGTCTGAGTCATCTGGGTCCGAGTCAAATACAAGTAACACAAGCAATCACAATGATCATGGAACCGGACATAGAAGGAAAgcatagtttttttctttttttaatacgaaagaaataaatttttttgaaTGAAAGAGGTTACACTGGTATGCCTTCGTGAATGCATAAAGCTGGCCAAGAGGGGATACTAGATGTCGATTCCTCTTCATTATAGATATTCCTTGCGTATTTTGCTAAAGAATCTGTTACATGATTAATGTCTTTGTGCACATAAGTGCAATTCCAAGACTCAAAAGAAACTAGTAAACTTAAACAATCTAAAATAATGTTTTTAGTAGTCCATTTTATGGAGCTGAAACTGCCATTTAGAGCTCTTATTACGTTAGAACATAGCCTCCTTCCATATGCAACTTCCTTATACCATTTCTCTTAGCCCATGATATTGCTTCAAGAAGAGCTTTCGCCTCTGCTTGTTCCGGATCTAATGCTCTTGTGTGCCACCATCTACTTCCATCACTGTTACCTGTAAAATCCCTCATTATTAGTCTCACTCCAACATCCTTAGTAAGTTCTttgaaagaagcatcaaaatttatttttatgacaatatgTTCAGGACGTGTCCAATTACTGACGCTAACAGGAGCATTATTAGTATCTCTGATGCCTAGTCTATTCCATTCTGAAAGGTTATATTAGCAATTTCATTTTAGCAATTTCATTTAACAGATTGACATCCACACAAGACCAAATTGCTTTAGCATAATCACACTCCGGAAACAAATGTTGCATAGTTTCATAACTACTATTACAATTAGGACATATAGTATTGTTGTTTGGCAGAATCTATCCATCTGATCACTGGTTGGCAAACATTGAGTAATACATTTCCAAAGGAAGTAAAGTATATTCTGAGGCAATCTAGTTTTCCAGAAAATATTCCAATTTACAGATGTGTCAACAATGAAACCATTAGCAGTATTAACCTCATTTAGAATGACTCTATATGCAGTTTTAACACTAAAATCTCCATTAGAGTTAGGTTGCCATCTTACATGATCATTTCCTGTGAGAGGAATTCTAATATCTAGGATTTTACTAACAGTTTGATTATCAAAGAGACTATTCAACAAAGCAACATTCCAGGATTTAGAATCACCATCAATGAGTTGAGACATATTTTCTAGATTGGCTGAAAAGAAATGAGAATCAGCAGTGGTATCCAAACTAGGTATCCACCTATTTTTCCAAATCTTTATATCCTTAGTGTCAGCAAGGTTTTTGTCTTTAATTTTTTAGTGTTGCGAACACTTCTGCCATTGTCAGATTTATTCTTCTTCGGCTGTGTCTTCCCTATTCCCTTGTGCTCTGATTTTTCATGGGGATCCACTTCTTCATGCTCTATGGGCTTTATAATTACACCTGGTTTTTTTACCACCTGAACCAATCAATCGGAAGAAAAAGATATGATGTGAGACGTGAAGGCACAAATCTAACCAACTGGCCCCTAAGCTCTACAGGGAGGAACTTAGAAAAATTCAAGATTTTCTTTCTATTGTACTGCACGAACTTTAAAGTTTCAAGTTTCAACACATTCTTCACATTAATAACATTTATCCAGcaggaaagaaaaaaagaaaacgtaTGGAATTCAGTATATAAAACTTTGTATGACCACTCACTAATTTTATACTAGTATTATATTCATGAGACTTACTTCAGGCCGGATAAGTGCTCCAACTTTTGTGGCTGGGTTGAATTCGGGTCCAAGAGGCACACGAAGAGTTTTTTCATAATCTTCATTGGATGTGTACGGATGTGGCAGTGTCGCTGTATGTAGCTTCTCAGCCTGCCCAAACACAGTTTAGGATTTTCAGATTAGAATACCAGGCATTAGTTACATGTCAGATGCAGAAACGCTCACAACTAAACATGCTGACATATAAGTCATACGTGAATATTACTCACCTTTTTGTCAAGCCTCTCAGAAATAATAACGTGCTTAAGATGTGAATCCTTTCTCTCTTTAAGCGCATTTTCCCTTTTCTTTTGTGCAATTGCATGCTCTTCGACCATCCAAGAAGGTAAACCTTTCTTCTTTTGGATATAAGTCCACTGACCCCAGCCTGGAACTAGAGTCGGCTTCTCAGGCTCAGGATTTTCCCCATTCAGAGCTTCTAATTTTTCCTTCTCAAATTCTTCCTCCACATCATCACCAGCAAAAGCATTGTGTATAAGGTCTGCCTGAGACGGAAGCTTATAATCTTGCTTAGTACCAGAAGTAAGAATTCCATCCACCATATCTTCACCACTCTCACTACCATTATCCTCGTCTTCCTCCTTCAAAATTTAAAGAGAATAGAAACAAAAGGTAACATGAAAATAACAATGAACAAACATGGCTGcaaagaacaggagaaacaaaacaCACATTCAAGTTAAATAACTAGGGAAATCAAACCTTGGTCTCTTTAAGTGGCAAAGCAGTGTGTACCACCATTGAGTTCTTTTTATCGGCACTGGACTTCTTATGTTCACTCTTCATCTACATGTATGATTACAAATGATTAAGTAACACCAGAAGGTTCATCGGTTGAAATAATTGATACGGAGTAAAGGTAACCTTCTTGAAGGAGTTTGACGCAAAACTAGCAACATCATATATTCATATGTAGTCTTCGGGCCAGGATATCCAACAATATCATTAAAACTCTGTTATAGGCAAGAAACTAAGAACCCCGCATCCAAAGAAAAATAATCAGCAGAATATAAGAAAGAGATTAGGTCAAATGTTGATACCTTAAAAAGAGGTTCTTGGCCAGTGTTAAAACTTCCACTAAGTACACCACTAGGATCTATTTGAACAGTTTTCTGTGAAACGACCATATTTCTGTCGGATACAGCATCACCAAAACCTTTTGATGCAAATTCATCTTCACTGTCACTACCCCTATCCACCATATTTGGTTTAAACTTACTACTCATTTCATCAGCCTGATTTTTAGCTGCTGTGCTGAAAACCCGTCTACCACTTGACGCTGCTTTCTTCGAACCTTCTGCTTCATCCGAATTCTCTTGCAGCTCCATCAATGATGAGTCATACTCTTTAAGTGCAAGCTTAGCTTCTTCATTAACTGCCCTTTTTCTCCTTTCATTTCCACGAACCTAGAAGATCAATGATAGGATTGGCAAACATTTAAATGCACTGCTGGCTCATACGTAACACTCAGTCCCGAAGATGGTGATTGAACTATAAGGAACCATCCCAGTCACATGATTTGCAAATATGGTCAGAATGGAAGCTAACAACAAAACAACTAAGATGAATGTATACTTAAACTTCAGACATCAGAATGTTAATACATTAAAAGCATACCATGAAAGGTAACGAAAGCACTCCTGATGTTGGTGCTTCATCCTCCTCCTCTATAATTTTGAGGGTTTTCTCTTTTGCTCCGGTCACCAATTTCAAAGGCCCGTCCTGTTCTGTGACAGCTTCAAGATCGTCATCGTCCTCAACATCACTACTTGCatcactactactactactactgtcCTTCATACTGTTAATTTTTCTGGTTAGAAGTGCATGTTGATTAAGCTGATTAGAGATAGCAACTCTAGTTCCTTCATCCAGGG
Coding sequences within:
- the LOC113275072 gene encoding uncharacterized protein C57A7.06-like isoform X2, which translates into the protein MLQRITGMPSEAFGKAIKKNITVSEAYAESEFNPSRDTLDGSGQIGMKDLMDPLRETAWYNALNKIISLLEKKSSAISTPLAKIDQDRIDRIEGYKFAKKEVTKREPLMKRNREAPTIFFGEQTDVGFATVGAIASEFTPRTEFEKQMASVVQDAEVEDAHMKDGARLLELNMISVEDAKDRQNHLAKMRSLLFRHEVKSKHIKKIKSRTYHRLKNKDKLKTSFSDEQMDPDSAKELALKQKFKRAEERMALRHKYNSRWAKRQRQRGLATLDEGTRVAISNQLNQHALLTRKINSMKDSSSSSSDASSDVEDDDDLEAVTEQDGPLKLVTGAKEKTLKIIEEEDEAPTSGVLSLPFMVRGNERRKRAVNEEAKLALKEYDSSLMELQENSDEAEGSKKAASSGRRVFSTAAKNQADEMSSKFKPNMVDRGSDSEDEFASKGFGDAVSDRNMVVSQKTVQIDPSGVLSGSFNTGQEPLFKMKSEHKKSSADKKNSMVVHTALPLKETKEEDEDNGSESGEDMVDGILTSGTKQDYKLPSQADLIHNAFAGDDVEEEFEKEKLEALNGENPEPEKPTLVPGWGQWTYIQKKKGLPSWMVEEHAIAQKKRENALKERKDSHLKHVIISERLDKKAEKLHTATLPHPYTSNEDYEKTLRVPLGPEFNPATKVGALIRPEVTVMEVDGGTQEH
- the LOC113275072 gene encoding uncharacterized protein C57A7.06-like isoform X1, yielding MLQRITGMPSEAFGKAIKKNITVSEAYAESEFNPSRDTLDGSGQIGMKDLMDPLRETAWYNALNKIISLLEKKSSAISTPLAKIDQDRIDRIEGYKFAKKEVTKREPLMKRNREAPTIFFGEQTDVGFATVGAIASEFTPRTEFEKQMASVVQDAEVEDAHMKDGARLLELNMISVEDAKDRQNHLAKMRSLLFRHEVKSKHIKKIKSRTYHRLKNKDKLKTSFSDEQMDPDSAKELALKQKFKRAEERMALRHKYNSRWAKRQRQRGLATLDEGTRVAISNQLNQHALLTRKINSMKDSSSSSSDASSDVEDDDDLEAVTEQDGPLKLVTGAKEKTLKIIEEEDEAPTSGVLSLPFMVRGNERRKRAVNEEAKLALKEYDSSLMELQENSDEAEGSKKAASSGRRVFSTAAKNQADEMSSKFKPNMVDRGSDSEDEFASKGFGDAVSDRNMVVSQKTVQIDPSGVLSGSFNTGQEPLFKMKSEHKKSSADKKNSMVVHTALPLKETKEEDEDNGSESGEDMVDGILTSGTKQDYKLPSQADLIHNAFAGDDVEEEFEKEKLEALNGENPEPEKPTLVPGWGQWTYIQKKKGLPSWMVEEHAIAQKKRENALKERKDSHLKHVIISERLDKKAEKLHTATLPHPYTSNEDYEKTLRVPLGPEFNPATKVGALIRPEVVKKPGVIIKPIEHEEVDPHEKSEHKGIGKTQPKKNKSDNGRSVRNTKKLKTKTLLTLRI